The Melanotaenia boesemani isolate fMelBoe1 chromosome 8, fMelBoe1.pri, whole genome shotgun sequence DNA window CTAACTTTTTGATTTGTGtaagttaaattaattaatcactaaagcagctggaaaaacacatttgaagGTCACAGAAATCCGCAATACGTTATaatctgttattattttaatatttactggTGCTTTGGATCGTCTACCTACTGACATAGCATACACACTGCCTGTTAGTTATATTGTCACCTTTTTTAATGATAATCCACTGCTTAAAAATTTCAGTTtagtttgtcattttattttagacCGGTCACTTCTTTACCAACAACATACATAGCCATATAGCAGTATATTTATACCAATCAACATGTCCAAAAAGGGGTaggaagaagtaaaacttatttACTCCTACCCCTCACCCAAAGAATGAATGGTTACCTTAAACAATGATCCTACTTCGCTACTTATGTTTTTAGAAGGAGGAATCATGCATATGtccatatatacataaatacatacccATACACCcctacatacatgtacatattcATAAGATGCTTGTAAAGTGCAGATAGTAGCAGTTTAACAGGTCTGTTATGTTCTTTTCAGACTCTCACTGGAAAGGAAATCGAGATTGATATTGAGCCCACAGACAAGGTAACAGCTTGAAATAAGTCCTTGTGTAAAGAACAATGCAATAAATGCATACCTAAGAACAGTTGATTATTTTCCCTGCTTTTTACTGCCCTGTATTTGTGACTCAAGGTGGAGCGAATCAAAGAAAGAGTAGAAGAAAAGGAAGGGATCCCTCCACAGCAACAGAGGCTCATCTACAGTGGAAAGCAGATGTGAGCGCCTCCATTGTATTTCATCTCACGCTGTTAGCAGTATGAAGATAGTCTTTTAAATGTTCTCCTCTAAAGCCTTTTGTACTTTTGCCTTCAGGAATGAtgagaaaacagctgcagaCTACAAGATCCAGGGAGGCTCGGTGCTCCATCTTGTGTTGGCGCTAAGAGGAGGCTCAATGTCCCACAGTTGCAGCATACATCTGTCCTCGTCATGAATTGCTGTTGTCATGAGACTAGCAGAGTGCCAACACATAGGTGTTCATAACCACATTGCAgcagagaaatttaaaattctACTCATCCGGCCAATGCAATAGGCAGTAAGAAAATAAGAATCAACCATCCCAAAAAGGACGTTCTACTTCCTTTGTAGATGTTTTTTGTAAACCCAAATTGGCTTTTTAAGTTTCAAGCAGTTGATACAGGCACCCATGCTTTGTTAGAGACAGTTTAAGAACACTGtggtctttttgtttgtgaatAAATGCCGAAGTTGAATTACTCCAAGTCCTGTCctcttgtaaaacaaaaaaacaaacaaataaaaaaaaacacccaggTAGATCAGACACCAAATCAAGTCACTCCtgagaatttgttttattagaaaaatgaCATAAGACTGAATATTCAGTGAAAATTCAAACAGATTATGTAATATCCTCTCTGGTCTTCACATATTAGCCGTGGTAATGATATGAAGTCAAGTAGATTCTACTGAAATCTGGTTACTTCACCATTGCTGATGTCTTGTATCTTGACAGTTTCTAAAAACAACCAGTGAGCATGTAATGAATGGCTTATTGAATGCATAATAACATGCTGGTTTACCTTAAGATTTGTTTGTAGCACTTCTAACAACAACCCAAACAAACTTAGAATTCTTAGTTGTGCTTAAACATTTAATATCTCAAAAATAAACCTTATAGGCAATAACAAGCCTATTATTCTTGCATCACTGTACATACTGTActcataaataaatcaattttaaacatctgtaaacACAGGATAGGAGTTTTTGTCTGGAAAAGTGTTGCTTGTGTGGAAATATAACCAGAAGtcttaatttacatttaaatattctTGGCcttcaaagaaaatatatttaaaaagtgataaaaggCACAGGGGAATGAATCAGGAGTTAAACACCTGGTTATTGTAAGCTCTCACACAGATAAGTAAAGGCAACCCACACGGTTGTATTTAAAATCTCCACCCTTAAATCTAAAATTGATGTCTCTGTTTTTGATAAAAATTGAGAGTACgcaatacaataaaacaaagcagcagtAGTGACTAATTCATATGTACCTATGTTTAACAGCATAAGTATCTTCTGTTGAAGGGGCATCACTGGAgtggtgtgatgtgttttagTGGCTTACATGAACTagaaaaaagccagaaaaacTAATTACTTGTGTCAAAAACTTGAAATATTCAGTAGTACCTTGTAAATTAAAATCCTGAACAGTACAAAGATGCTTTAAAGACTGAACACTTAAAACAATTCAACATTTCTCCATAAATATGACATCAAAGATCATTGCTACCTAAAAGAAATTATCCAGGTGGAAAAAAatccttgtttattttttaattcattgtttGATTGCTGATGGTAAGACGTCCAGTCCAGAGGCTGCAAAACAGGCCCAAACTATGATAGCATGCTGTAGGTACTGATGATTTGTTAGTC harbors:
- the nedd8l gene encoding NEDD8 ubiquitin like modifier, like — translated: MLIKVKTLTGKEIEIDIEPTDKVERIKERVEEKEGIPPQQQRLIYSGKQMNDEKTAADYKIQGGSVLHLVLALRGGSMSHSCSIHLSSS